The Sulfolobales archaeon region CAATAAACAGTTGCTGCAACAGCATCAGCACCTATAGCTACCGCGTCTCTCACATATCCAAAAACACTTTGTAAGAGCCTCTGCTGCTCTGGCCTTAGATTTGTTTTACCAGTTAGCTTTATGATTAGAGGAACGCGCCCGCCCCATATATCATGGGTCATCGCTGCTATACCCAGTGTAGTCATTATTGCATCTACCTCTGCCTCAACTACTTTACGAATAATCGCTCTAGGATCAATTACTTCTTCTGGGAAGTCTTTGGGACCATGTTCTACCCCATGGTCAAAGGCAAAGATCAAAGCCCTATTATTCTTCAAGATCTTTCTCAACCTAATCTCTCTTCCAATTTCATTAAAGCTCCTTCTCATATAGATATCACATCTTAATATCTCCCACCTAACTTAATTAAGATTTCAGAGCTAGGAAACACTGTGAATAGAAATAAGCATCTAGATACCCTACCCGCTAACAGTAGAATAACCATATAGTAGGAGAGCCGACCTTCCCCTCACCTAAAAGGAGCGGGGCTTTCAATTGTAATCTGTTAAGCAAGAACTCGATATTATCTGCAATGGGTGTGTATTTCTTTATATAAAGGGTTTTGCTTTAAAGAGTAGGAGATGTTTAGAGCTGGAGAGCCCATAGATATCTCGGTTCTAATGATATAAAGGACTATGTTTGATGGTTTTCTATGTATTCGCCTAGCTCTCTAACTGTTATGTTCCCACCACTAAGTAGCCATTGGATCGCATTTGCCACTTCTCTTGCCGTGTCTTGGTGGAGGATTAGAGGTATGTTCATATCAACAGTTGTTCTTCTAAGTCTATAATCCCTTTCAGGTGTATATCCAGTTGTTATCACAAGATCTATCTTTCCCTTAATAATCATGTCTCTTGCTATATCTTGTGAGAGCCTATACTCTATGCCGGGGATCTCAGCATCTTCTAGGGTATAGAGTGTAAAGTACTTTGAGAGTGTTTTAGCAGTCTCGCTCAGATCTTCAATGCTTTTATTTATATAGCTATAGATTAGAACTCCTTTCGATGGGATCTTGTTTGGAACAGCGGATAGCCATGACTTTATAAGGGCATCCTCATAGCTATCTCCTAGACATGCAACCTCACCTGTGCTTCTCATCTCAGGACCTAGGAATGGATATGCACCTCTAATCCTTGCCCACGAGAACTGCGGTGTTTTAACAGCATAAGATCTGCTTGGAGGCTCCCAGAACTCCCCATCTATTTCGAAGCCAGAGCCCAGGGTCGCTTTTGCAGCCAGCTCAGCTAGGTTTACCCCCTTAGCTTTGCTTGAGAAAGGCATAGATCTGCTTGCCCTTAGGTTTAGCTCTATCACATATACCTTATTATTTTTTATAATATATTGTATATTATATGGGCCTCTGATTGATAGCTCGCTAGCTAGTATGACTGAGATCTCCTTCATCCTATCTATTACATTTCTTCCAAGCCTTCTAGGCGGTATAACCATCATTGCATCCCCGCTGTGCACACCCGCCCTCTCTAGATGCTCGATCACAACACCTATTACATGACCCCTACCATCAGATACAGCATCTATCTCAGCCTCGATCCCCCCGTCTATGAACTGGCTTATGGTTACAGAGTGCTCTCTGGAGACTCTGGCTGCTTTAGTTAGATATGATCTTAGCTCCTCATCATTATATGCTATAGACATTGATGTCCCGCTCAACACATAGCTAGGTCTAACAATAACTGGATAGCCTATCTCTCTAGCAGCCTTTAAAGCCTCTTCTATCGATGATGCTCTAGCCCAGAGGGGCTGATCGATCCCTAGCCTGTCTAGGAGGGAGCTGAATTTAGCCCTATCCTCGGCGATATCTATGCTTCTCCCAGGGGTGCCAGCTATTCTCAGCCCCTTATCTTCAAGCTTCTTAGCAATATTATTCGCTATCTGTCCCCCTACAGATACTACTATGTATTCGAAGCCCTCCCTCTCATTTATATCTAGGATTTTCTCTAGACTTATCTCTTCAAAATATAGCTTATCACTCATATCCCAATCCGTGCTAACAGTCTCCGGGTTATAGTTGATCATTGCCACCCTATATCCCATTCTCCTCGCAGCGAGAGCATAGCTAACAGCTGCCCAATCGAACTCTACAGAGACGCCTATTCTAAAGCCTCCCGGGCCTATTACTAGGATCTTTCTCTCTTGATCGTCGAACTCAACATCATCCTCCTGCCCACCATATGTTGTATATAGATAATTAGTCTGGGCCGGCCACTCGGCTGCTAGAGTATCTATCCTCTTGATCGAAGGTAGCCCCACAACCTTGATCCTAGCCTTCCTAACAAGATCTTCGTCGAGACCTATGGCATGGGCTATCTGTGCATCGGAGAACCCCTTTATCTTTGCCTCTTGAAGCAGATACGGATCTCTAAGAATCTCGACCCCCCTTCTCTTGATCTCCTCATAGAGATCTACTATGTCCTTCACAACACCTAAGAAGAATCTATCGATACCTGTAAGCCTGTATATCTCATCAATGGTAACACCCATTTTAAAGGCCTTCGCAGCCCAGAGAGGCCAGTAGGGCCTTCTATTCTTCAGAGCATCTAGAACCTCCTCCAGCGAGTGCTCCTCCTCGTAGAGGGGGCCTCCAACAACGCCTGGCTCTCCTATATCGAGCATCCTTATAGCCTTTTGAAGCGCCTCATGCAGGGTTCTCCCAATAGCCATTACCTCTCCAACGCTCATCATCTCGCTCCCAAGCCTCGCCTCGGAGCCAACGAATTTCTCGAGATCCCATCTAGGGATCTTAACAACTACGTAGTCAAGGCTTGGTTCGAAGAGCGCTGAGGTCTTGAGTGTGACTTTATTGAGGAGCTCATCAAGGGTATATCCCATGGCGAGCTTCGCAGCTATATATGCTAGTGGATAGCCTGTTGCCTTGCTAGCTAGGGCACTCGATCTAGACATCCTGGGATTTGTCTCTATAACATAGTGCGCCTCGCCATTCGGATCAAATGCAACCTGCACATTACACTCGCCTATAAGCCCGATCACACTTGCAACCCTTTTCGAAACCTCCCTCCCAATATAGTACTCCCTATTCGTGAGTGTCTGGCATGGAGCAACAACTATTGATTCTCCTGTATGAACCCCCATGGGATCCATGTTCTCCATACATGCCACAGCTACCGAGTTGCCCCTCTTATCCCTCATAATCTCATACTCGATCTCTTTCCAGTGATGCAGATATCTCTCAACCAACACCGTTTTTACAAGGCCTG contains the following coding sequences:
- the carB gene encoding carbamoyl-phosphate synthase (glutamine-hydrolyzing) large subunit yields the protein SQALKAIKEEGIKAILVNPNIATIQTSHIYADRIYAVPITPEYVEKVIERERPDGIMIGFGGQTALSVGVALWKAGVLERYGVKVLGTPISGIEVALERGLFREAMSRSGIPVPPSRAASSPEDAIEAAEEIGYPVIVRVSFNLGGGGSFVAWGRDEFREKIYRAFAHAGLVKTVLVERYLHHWKEIEYEIMRDKRGNSVAVACMENMDPMGVHTGESIVVAPCQTLTNREYYIGREVSKRVASVIGLIGECNVQVAFDPNGEAHYVIETNPRMSRSSALASKATGYPLAYIAAKLAMGYTLDELLNKVTLKTSALFEPSLDYVVVKIPRWDLEKFVGSEARLGSEMMSVGEVMAIGRTLHEALQKAIRMLDIGEPGVVGGPLYEEEHSLEEVLDALKNRRPYWPLWAAKAFKMGVTIDEIYRLTGIDRFFLGVVKDIVDLYEEIKRRGVEILRDPYLLQEAKIKGFSDAQIAHAIGLDEDLVRKARIKVVGLPSIKRIDTLAAEWPAQTNYLYTTYGGQEDDVEFDDQERKILVIGPGGFRIGVSVEFDWAAVSYALAARRMGYRVAMINYNPETVSTDWDMSDKLYFEEISLEKILDINEREGFEYIVVSVGGQIANNIAKKLEDKGLRIAGTPGRSIDIAEDRAKFSSLLDRLGIDQPLWARASSIEEALKAAREIGYPVIVRPSYVLSGTSMSIAYNDEELRSYLTKAARVSREHSVTISQFIDGGIEAEIDAVSDGRGHVIGVVIEHLERAGVHSGDAMMVIPPRRLGRNVIDRMKEISVILASELSIRGPYNIQYIIKNNKVYVIELNLRASRSMPFSSKAKGVNLAELAAKATLGSGFEIDGEFWEPPSRSYAVKTPQFSWARIRGAYPFLGPEMRSTGEVACLGDSYEDALIKSWLSAVPNKIPSKGVLIYSYINKSIEDLSETAKTLSKYFTLYTLEDAEIPGIEYRLSQDIARDMIIKGKIDLVITTGYTPERDYRLRRTTVDMNIPLILHQDTAREVANAIQWLLSGGNITVRELGEYIENHQT